GAGCGATCCACAGCGACGTTGTGAACGAAAGGCACATCACATTAAAGCCGTTCACACGAAATCATTACATGGTGCCACCACGTTGGGCTAGCTCCGTAGCTCGATTAGCCACTGAATTAAATTAAGATTTGTACTAGTAAGAGCAGGTAAAATAGCACGCTATTAAGCTAGCTGGAAGTGTATtttaaagagagaagagaaaagagatgaactattaatttgtagccagctgtacacatgctctaagataaaatatgtgtatgacatataagACCATGTGTTAATGTTTTggttaatgttttgtagatatcTATTATATGAGTTagttattagattaactatagataaattggagctactAGTTAACTGTACtactgaacttgctctaattagATTAAGCATCATTTACTCGTTAATTAACTAACTAAACGGAGGCATGAACAAACAAGAACGCGCTagtaacattaaataaaaaattaattacactaagaagagagaaattgatTTGATTTCTAGTGCTACGCTACATcatcatatcatcatcatcctctgGCTAGGAAAGGGCAACCCACAGCCGTCCTGTCCGCGGATCGGACGGACCAAAAAAACCCTGAGattttaagggaaaaaaaaagaaatggtcGCAATCAGATCGCCTCCCAGCTCTCCAAGGTCGGGAAGGCGGAGGCGCTCATCATCATCGCCTCCAGCTCCTgcagcagcgacgacgacgacgccgccgccgccgccgccaccgaagCGGTAGAGGCCAttgtggtggcggcggtggtggtggtgctcttCCGCTCCGGCTgctgcggcgggggcggtgagGCGCTGTCGAGCAGGAACGCGGACGTGTCCAGCGTCGGGAGCACGCACGCGAACGCCGCAGGCGGGGGAGATGGGGATGGGGCCGAGGACGTGGACGCGGACGCGTAGGCGGTTccggtgccggcgccggcgcctggGACGGGGAAGCCGGTGATCTCCTGCACCATGCGGCGGAAGTCGGCCGGGTCGGCGCTGATGTAGGTGGTGTGCGCGCGCCGTGACGGCCGCGGCTTCCGCTTCGACACGCGCCCGGtcacccgcgtcgccgccgcacgcgctCCTGCGGTAGGCCGCcccgaggaggcggcggcggcgaggatctcggccgaggcggaggaggtggtggtggaggacgacggcgtcggcgaggcggagcTGTACGAGGAAGCGGCACCGGCCGGCGCCATGGACGCCCAgagcgcggcggtgagcgCGTCGTCGCTGGCGGAGAGCCAGGAAGCGGGGAGGTGGGCCCAGGTGGCGTCGAGGCTGACGCAGCGGTTTGCCATCTTGCGCTGGAATGGATGGGGTCAAAAAAAAGGTGAGGGGAGGGTGCGAGCGCGGTGGGATTTATATAGGGGAGGGGGAACAACACACTGGACGACGTTGAAATTGGTGGGCGTACTCAGCGGCGTACACCCAAAGTTAACTCCAAATACGGCCACGACTACTACCGTACCAAAGGTTTTTctttagttattttaaattaattcaatcCATGAAAAATTATTCAATATTGGTACAGCTGCAcggttttatataaaatgaagTTGGCAAcgcatattttttagttaatttagtcgtcaatttttaaattttgagttgattagATTTCCTTCATAAGCATTCATcgaaataattaaaatcatgAGAACCAAtacaaaaatgtttatattatagtataaattatttttactaaaaCTGTTTATATTTTACGTCGGGTGAGCATCACTTTTTATTTGAACACCGCCCATGCTGCATTTTGAAAAACAAACGGTCTTCCGAATACTCGTCGTGAAAtttgacaaaaagaaaagaaaaaaaacgaaagagTGAGCGCGTGATATACTAATCTCCCAACGAACGGAGGCATCGATACTATAGTACCAGctcgtcccgaaataagatcattttttagttttttatacaatgttttgattcttcgtcttatttgaattttttttaattaatattt
This is a stretch of genomic DNA from Oryza brachyantha chromosome 1, ObraRS2, whole genome shotgun sequence. It encodes these proteins:
- the LOC121053262 gene encoding calmodulin-binding protein 25-like: MANRCVSLDATWAHLPASWLSASDDALTAALWASMAPAGAASSYSSASPTPSSSTTTSSASAEILAAAASSGRPTAGARAAATRVTGRVSKRKPRPSRRAHTTYISADPADFRRMVQEITGFPVPGAGAGTGTAYASASTSSAPSPSPPPAAFACVLPTLDTSAFLLDSASPPPPQQPERKSTTTTAATTMASTASVAAAAAASSSSLLQELEAMMMSASAFPTLESWEAI